From the genome of Streptomyces sp. NBC_01341, one region includes:
- a CDS encoding DNA polymerase III subunit alpha, with protein MPGFTHLHTVSGFSLRYGASHPERLAERAAERGMGALALTDRDSLAGAVRFARACEKAGIRPLFGAELAVARQAEGEGRAHRTRTPARGGSFVDESAPRVTFLARDGALGWAGLCRLVTAAHAPEAGTPDTGQPLLARSALPAEGLTVLLGPASEVGAALAAGRPDRAAALLAPWREIYGDALRLEAVHHGREGTGPGSLRLAARTVGFAAEQGVRAVLTNAVRYADPGQGPVADVLDSARRLVPVDPRRAPLDSGERWLKDARAMRETAGRIVTAAGLGRDAGERLLAETRETAEACRVGPADDLGLGGVHFPEPHLVGAGLRTAQRVLASRAAAGMVRRGYDRRRDHWERMHHELDIIAHHGFASYFLTVAQVVDDVKGMGIRVAARGSGAGSLVNHLLGIADADPLEHGLLMERFLSKRRFVLPDIDIDVESARRLDVYRAIIDRFGVQRVATVSMPETYRVRHAIRDVGAALSMDPAETDRLAKAFPHIRARDARAAMEELPELRAVAGQKERYGRLWELVEALDALPRGIAMHPCGVLLSDDSLLRRTPVMPTSGEGFPMAQFDKDDVEHLGLLKLDVLGVRMQSAMAHAVTEVRRASGREVDLDAVPQGDPETYRLIRSAETLGCFQIESPGQRDLVGRLQPATFHDLVVDISLFRPGPVAADMVRPFIEARHGRAPVRYPHPDLEGALRDTYGVVVFHEQIIEMVDIMTGCGRGEADRVRRGLSDPGSQDRIRVWFAGRAAERKYAAEVIARAWEIIEAFGSYGFCKAHAVAFAVPTYQSAWLKAHHPAAFYAGLLTHDPGMYPKRLLLADARRRGVPVLPLDVNRSAAAHRIELVSGDNDEKWGLRLALSDVHGISEAEVARIEAGQPYASLLDFWQRARPGKPAAERLAQVGALDAFGTNRRDLLLHLSELHRAQRSSGSGSAGAQLPLGGGHRTGSIGLPDLNDAERLSAELGVLSMDVSRHLMGDHHAFLEELGAVSAKRLREARHGETVLVAGAKAATQTPPVRSGRRVIFTTLDDGTGLVDLAFFDDSHAACAHTVFHSWLLLVRGVVQRRGPRSMSVVGSAAWNLAELAELRRTGGLDAVAARLAEVPGAEEGEESAGPGRRIQMSTGYEMNPWADLQPAGEGTPTGRKLWHRSPGSAG; from the coding sequence ATGCCCGGGTTCACGCATCTGCATACCGTTTCCGGGTTCTCCCTGCGGTACGGGGCGTCGCATCCGGAGCGGCTGGCCGAGCGCGCCGCCGAGCGGGGGATGGGCGCCCTCGCGCTGACCGACCGCGACAGTCTCGCGGGCGCGGTCCGCTTCGCCAGGGCCTGCGAGAAGGCCGGGATACGCCCGCTCTTCGGGGCCGAGCTCGCGGTGGCACGGCAGGCGGAGGGGGAGGGGCGCGCCCACCGGACGCGTACACCGGCCCGGGGAGGTTCCTTCGTCGACGAATCCGCACCCCGGGTCACCTTCCTCGCCCGGGACGGCGCACTCGGCTGGGCCGGACTGTGCCGGCTGGTCACCGCCGCCCATGCCCCGGAGGCGGGCACCCCGGACACCGGGCAGCCACTGCTCGCCCGGTCCGCGCTGCCCGCCGAAGGGCTCACCGTGCTGCTCGGCCCCGCCTCCGAGGTCGGAGCGGCGCTGGCCGCCGGCCGCCCCGACCGTGCCGCCGCGCTGCTCGCCCCCTGGCGGGAGATCTACGGAGACGCCCTGCGTCTCGAAGCCGTCCACCACGGCCGCGAGGGCACCGGGCCCGGCTCGCTGCGGCTCGCCGCGCGCACCGTCGGGTTCGCCGCCGAGCAGGGGGTGCGGGCGGTGCTGACCAACGCCGTCCGGTACGCCGACCCCGGGCAGGGCCCGGTCGCCGACGTGCTCGACTCCGCCCGCAGGCTCGTCCCCGTCGACCCGCGGCGTGCCCCCCTCGACAGCGGGGAGCGCTGGCTCAAGGACGCCCGTGCGATGCGGGAGACCGCCGGGCGGATCGTCACCGCCGCCGGGCTGGGACGGGACGCGGGGGAGCGGCTGCTCGCGGAGACCCGGGAGACCGCCGAAGCCTGCCGCGTCGGTCCGGCGGACGACCTGGGGCTGGGCGGCGTGCACTTCCCGGAGCCGCACCTCGTCGGTGCGGGGCTGCGCACCGCCCAGCGGGTACTGGCCTCCCGCGCCGCCGCCGGCATGGTGCGGCGCGGCTACGACCGCAGGCGCGACCACTGGGAGCGGATGCACCACGAACTGGACATCATCGCCCACCACGGCTTCGCCTCCTACTTCCTGACGGTGGCTCAGGTAGTCGACGACGTGAAGGGGATGGGGATACGGGTCGCCGCGCGCGGCTCCGGCGCGGGCTCCCTGGTCAACCACCTGCTCGGGATCGCCGACGCCGACCCGCTCGAACACGGGCTGCTCATGGAGCGCTTCCTGTCCAAGCGGCGCTTCGTGCTGCCCGACATCGACATCGACGTGGAATCGGCCCGGCGGCTCGACGTCTACCGTGCGATCATCGACCGCTTCGGCGTCCAGCGGGTCGCGACCGTCTCCATGCCCGAGACCTACCGGGTGCGCCACGCCATCCGCGACGTGGGTGCCGCGCTCTCCATGGACCCGGCCGAGACCGACCGGCTCGCCAAGGCCTTCCCGCACATCCGGGCCAGGGACGCCCGCGCCGCGATGGAGGAACTGCCCGAACTGCGCGCGGTTGCCGGGCAGAAGGAGAGGTACGGCCGGCTCTGGGAACTGGTGGAGGCGCTGGACGCGCTGCCGCGCGGTATCGCCATGCACCCGTGCGGGGTGCTCCTCTCCGACGACTCGCTGCTGCGGCGCACGCCCGTCATGCCCACCAGCGGTGAGGGCTTCCCGATGGCGCAGTTCGACAAGGACGACGTGGAGCACCTCGGGCTGCTCAAGCTCGACGTGCTCGGCGTACGGATGCAGTCGGCGATGGCGCACGCGGTGACCGAGGTCAGGCGGGCCTCGGGGCGGGAGGTCGACCTGGACGCCGTGCCGCAGGGCGACCCGGAGACGTACCGGCTGATCAGGAGCGCCGAGACGCTGGGCTGCTTCCAGATCGAGTCGCCCGGCCAGCGCGATCTGGTCGGCCGGCTCCAGCCCGCCACCTTCCACGACCTGGTGGTGGACATCTCACTGTTCCGGCCGGGCCCGGTCGCCGCCGACATGGTGCGGCCGTTCATCGAGGCCAGGCACGGGCGCGCGCCCGTGCGCTACCCGCATCCCGACCTGGAGGGCGCGCTCCGCGACACCTACGGCGTGGTCGTCTTCCACGAACAGATCATCGAGATGGTGGACATCATGACCGGCTGCGGCCGGGGCGAGGCCGACCGGGTGCGGCGCGGGCTCTCCGACCCCGGGTCGCAGGACCGGATCAGGGTCTGGTTCGCGGGGCGGGCGGCGGAGCGGAAGTACGCCGCCGAGGTGATCGCCCGTGCCTGGGAGATCATCGAGGCGTTCGGCAGCTACGGCTTCTGCAAGGCGCACGCGGTCGCCTTCGCCGTGCCGACGTACCAGTCGGCCTGGCTCAAGGCGCACCATCCGGCGGCCTTCTACGCGGGGCTGCTCACGCACGATCCGGGGATGTACCCGAAGCGCCTGCTGCTCGCGGACGCGCGACGGCGCGGGGTCCCCGTGCTGCCGCTGGACGTGAACCGGTCGGCAGCCGCCCATCGGATCGAACTGGTGTCTGGCGACAATGACGAAAAATGGGGATTGCGGCTGGCGCTCTCGGACGTCCATGGCATCAGCGAGGCCGAGGTCGCCCGGATCGAGGCCGGGCAGCCCTACGCGTCGCTGCTGGACTTCTGGCAGCGGGCCAGGCCCGGGAAGCCCGCCGCCGAACGCCTCGCGCAGGTCGGCGCGCTGGACGCCTTCGGCACCAACCGGCGGGATCTGCTGCTGCACCTGTCCGAGCTCCACCGTGCCCAGCGGAGCTCCGGCTCCGGCTCGGCGGGAGCCCAGCTCCCGCTCGGCGGCGGACACAGGACCGGCAGCATCGGGCTGCCCGACCTCAACGACGCCGAACGTCTCAGCGCCGAACTCGGTGTGCTGAGCATGGATGTCTCGCGCCATCTGATGGGCGATCACCACGCCTTCCTCGAAGAGCTGGGCGCGGTCTCCGCCAAGCGGCTGCGGGAGGCCAGGCACGGGGAGACCGTGCTGGTCGCGGGCGCCAAGGCGGCCACCCAGACCCCGCCGGTCCGCTCCGGTCGCCGGGTCATCTTCACCACCCTGGACGACGGTACGGGCCTGGTCGACCTGGCCTTCTTCGACGACAGCCACGCCGCCTGCGCGCACACCGTCTTCCACTCCTGGCTGCTGCTGGTGCGCGGGGTGGTCCAGCGGCGGGGCCCCCGCAGCATGAGCGTGGTCGGGTCGGCGGCCTGGAATCTGGCGGAGCTGGCCGAACTGCGCCGCACCGGCGGCCTCGACGCGGTCGCCGCACGGCTCGCCGAGGTGCCCGGCGCAGAGGAGGGCGAGGAGAGCGCCGGGCCCGGCCGCCGCATCCAGATGTCCACCGGCTACGAGATGAACCCCTGGGCCGACCTCCAGCCGGCCGGTGAGGGAACGCCCACCGGGAGGAAGCTGTGGCACCGGAGCCCCGGGAGCGCGGGATGA
- a CDS encoding DNA polymerase Y family protein, which produces MSEEPAVLYLRFRRIGGGPPDSADYEGLLALLGAFTPVVEAAPPRAALADIGGALRYFGQDAVGLASVIRVRALALHGVDCAIGAAVNPMLARMAARLATAGTTLVVPPGEAAGFLAPLPVAALDGVGAATARTLCGYGLDSIGRTAAAPLATLQRITGVRAGRELWERANGIDRTRVVPNAAARSVAAERTFPRDELDPEQHRRALLSLTEELGGRLRGDGQVCRSLAVSVRYADRSGYSTLTRSRTLQEPTAHSAALTSLAYRIQDSFALQRARVRGIGLRAEGLHDTERASRQLSFDPVDERARRIEAVSDRLRARFGPQAVKPGRLAA; this is translated from the coding sequence ATGAGCGAGGAACCGGCCGTCCTGTACCTGCGGTTCCGCCGGATCGGCGGAGGACCGCCGGACAGCGCGGACTACGAAGGGCTGCTCGCCCTTCTCGGGGCGTTCACCCCGGTCGTCGAGGCGGCCCCGCCCCGTGCGGCGCTCGCCGACATCGGCGGGGCGCTCCGCTACTTCGGGCAGGACGCGGTGGGCCTGGCCTCGGTGATCCGGGTGCGCGCCCTCGCCCTGCACGGGGTGGACTGTGCGATCGGGGCGGCCGTCAACCCCATGCTGGCCCGGATGGCCGCGCGTCTGGCGACGGCCGGAACGACCCTCGTGGTGCCGCCCGGTGAGGCCGCCGGCTTCCTCGCGCCCCTGCCCGTCGCCGCCCTGGACGGTGTCGGGGCGGCGACCGCGCGCACCCTGTGCGGATACGGACTCGACTCCATCGGCCGGACCGCCGCGGCGCCGCTCGCCACCCTCCAGCGGATCACCGGGGTGCGGGCCGGGCGCGAACTGTGGGAGCGGGCCAACGGCATCGACCGTACGCGGGTCGTACCCAACGCCGCGGCCCGGTCCGTCGCCGCCGAACGCACCTTCCCCCGCGACGAACTGGACCCGGAGCAGCACCGGCGCGCACTCCTCTCGCTCACCGAGGAGCTGGGCGGCAGGCTGCGGGGCGACGGGCAGGTGTGCCGCTCGCTCGCGGTCTCGGTGCGCTACGCCGACCGGAGCGGATACTCGACGCTCACCCGCAGCCGTACGCTCCAGGAACCCACCGCGCACTCGGCGGCGCTCACCTCGCTCGCGTACCGCATCCAGGACTCCTTCGCCCTGCAGCGGGCGCGGGTACGGGGTATCGGGCTGCGGGCGGAAGGGCTGCACGACACCGAACGGGCCTCCCGTCAGCTCAGTTTCGACCCGGTGGACGAACGCGCGCGGCGGATCGAGGCGGTGTCCGACCGGCTGCGCGCCAGGTTCGGCCCGCAGGCCGTGAAGCCGGGGCGGCTCGCGGCCTGA
- a CDS encoding esterase/lipase family protein — MLPWTRPQRSPRVRRTLTALILALTAFVAAPTATAGAATKGAAAPSRGWNDYSCKPSAAHPRPVVLVHGTFGNSVDNWLVLAPYLVNRGYCVFSLDYGQLPGVPFFNGLGPIDESAGQLDVFVDKVLGATGAAKADLVGHSQGGMMPNYYLKFLGGAAKVNALVGIAPDNHGTTLLGLTRLLPYFPGIEDLLTMNTPGLADQVAGSAFLTKLNAGGDTVPGVRYTVIATRYDEVVTPYRTQYLSGPNVRNVLLQDLCPVDLSEHVAIGTIDRIAFHEVENALDPAYATPTTCASVIG; from the coding sequence ATGCTGCCCTGGACCCGCCCCCAGCGCTCCCCACGCGTACGCCGCACCCTCACCGCCCTGATCCTCGCCCTCACCGCGTTCGTCGCCGCCCCCACGGCGACCGCCGGCGCGGCCACCAAGGGTGCCGCCGCACCCTCCCGCGGCTGGAACGACTACTCCTGCAAGCCCTCCGCCGCCCACCCCCGCCCCGTCGTCCTCGTCCACGGAACCTTCGGGAACTCGGTCGACAACTGGCTCGTCCTGGCGCCGTACCTGGTCAACCGGGGCTACTGCGTCTTCTCGCTCGACTACGGGCAGCTCCCCGGCGTGCCGTTCTTCAACGGACTCGGCCCGATCGACGAGTCGGCCGGTCAGCTGGACGTGTTCGTCGACAAGGTCCTCGGTGCCACCGGCGCCGCCAAGGCCGACCTCGTCGGCCACTCCCAGGGCGGCATGATGCCCAACTACTACCTGAAGTTCCTCGGCGGCGCCGCCAAGGTGAACGCCCTCGTCGGGATAGCCCCCGACAACCACGGCACCACGCTCCTCGGCCTCACGCGGCTGCTGCCGTACTTCCCCGGCATCGAGGACCTCCTCACCATGAACACCCCCGGCCTCGCCGACCAGGTAGCCGGTTCCGCCTTCCTCACCAAGCTCAACGCGGGCGGCGACACCGTGCCCGGAGTCCGCTACACCGTCATCGCGACCAGGTACGACGAGGTCGTGACGCCGTACCGCACGCAGTACCTGAGCGGTCCGAACGTGCGCAACGTCCTGCTCCAGGACCTGTGCCCGGTCGACCTCTCCGAGCACGTCGCGATCGGCACCATCGACCGGATCGCCTTCCACGAGGTCGAGAACGCCCTCGACCCCGCGTACGCCACACCGACGACCTGCGCCTCGGTCATCGGCTGA
- a CDS encoding lytic polysaccharide monooxygenase auxiliary activity family 9 protein: MAAITTARRKAAGTVVALGVVPLALTVLVAAPAAAHGSLTDPVSRVSACFAEGPENPRSAACQAAVAAGGTQALYDWNGVNIANAAGNHRGLIPDGELCSAGNDKFKGLDLPRTDWPSTQMEAGTHTFRFRATAPHKGSFELYLTKAGYDPTQPLKWSDLREKPFAEATDPALVDGSYVFEGTVPQASGRQLVYTVWQRSDSPEAFYACSDVVFGGGSGGSGDAVEAAPAPAASAPSETDIDEGADKSSVEHNGHGDDDAATGAEVTKAAPAAGTTGTGGDSEAAANAPGPNSAAAPSGGDVLAETGGGAATSYLTVGGAAALALGASALFVSVRRRAAGGAHRR; this comes from the coding sequence ATGGCCGCCATCACCACCGCCCGCCGCAAGGCCGCCGGGACCGTCGTCGCGCTCGGCGTCGTTCCGCTCGCGCTGACCGTGCTCGTCGCCGCTCCGGCCGCCGCCCACGGTTCGCTGACCGATCCGGTCAGCCGGGTCTCGGCCTGTTTCGCGGAGGGACCGGAGAACCCGCGATCGGCGGCGTGCCAGGCGGCGGTGGCGGCGGGTGGCACCCAGGCGCTGTACGACTGGAACGGTGTGAACATCGCCAACGCGGCGGGCAATCACCGGGGGCTGATTCCGGACGGCGAGCTCTGCAGCGCGGGCAACGACAAGTTCAAGGGGCTCGACCTGCCGCGCACGGACTGGCCGTCCACGCAAATGGAGGCGGGCACGCACACCTTCCGCTTCCGGGCCACCGCGCCGCACAAGGGCTCGTTCGAGCTGTACCTGACCAAGGCGGGCTACGACCCGACGCAGCCCCTGAAGTGGTCGGACCTGCGGGAGAAGCCGTTCGCCGAGGCGACGGACCCGGCGCTGGTGGACGGGTCGTACGTCTTCGAGGGCACCGTCCCGCAGGCGTCCGGACGGCAGTTGGTCTACACGGTCTGGCAGCGCTCGGACTCGCCCGAGGCCTTCTACGCCTGTTCCGACGTGGTCTTCGGGGGCGGGAGCGGCGGCTCGGGCGACGCGGTCGAGGCCGCCCCGGCGCCGGCCGCGTCCGCCCCGTCCGAGACGGACATCGACGAGGGAGCGGACAAGTCGTCGGTCGAGCACAACGGCCATGGTGACGACGACGCGGCGACCGGCGCGGAGGTCACGAAGGCCGCTCCGGCAGCCGGAACCACCGGAACCGGGGGCGACTCCGAAGCCGCTGCGAACGCTCCGGGGCCCAACAGTGCGGCGGCTCCCTCCGGGGGTGACGTCCTCGCCGAGACGGGCGGCGGCGCCGCCACCTCGTACCTCACGGTCGGCGGGGCTGCCGCGCTGGCACTCGGGGCGAGCGCCCTCTTCGTCTCCGTACGCCGGCGGGCCGCCGGCGGCGCCCACCGGCGCTGA
- a CDS encoding alkaline phosphatase D family protein, giving the protein MVAPSVSRRQMFGYGGAAAAALMLGTGAWEAQSAFAAPPLKGDPFTLGVASGDPTSDGFVLWTRLAPDPFAQDGLGGMPATRVRVQYEVALDELFRRVVRRGSVVASPELAHSVHPEVHGLAPDRTYWFRFRAGSSVSPVGRTRTTPAPSASPRELKFAFASCQAWQDGYFTAYHHMAQEDLDLVVHLGDYLYEHGVRTNKRGVVTDPKFHTETLDLARYRLQYGLYKSEAPLREAHAAFPWIMTFDDHEVENNWADETSENDEDPATFLLRRAAAFQALYEHAPLRRAQLPKGPDVQMYRRLPYGRLADFTMLDTRQYRDDQACGDGSSADCAERFDRHRTLLGPRQRAWVLAGFSRSPARWQILGNQAPMGQTDQDPGPGTTVWTDPWDGYVAERNRLLAHADNRGVRNLVVITGDRHQNYAWDLKRDYSDPESRTVGSEFVGTSITSGGDGADMTPQGETFLAANPHMKFFNNQRGYVRVTVEPDRWTSDFRVLPFVTKPDAPISTRASVVVEDGTPGVQV; this is encoded by the coding sequence GTGGTCGCACCATCCGTGTCCCGCAGGCAGATGTTCGGATACGGCGGCGCGGCAGCCGCCGCGCTGATGCTCGGGACGGGGGCGTGGGAGGCACAGTCCGCGTTCGCCGCGCCCCCGCTGAAGGGGGACCCGTTCACCCTGGGGGTCGCCTCGGGCGACCCCACGTCGGACGGCTTCGTGCTGTGGACGCGTCTGGCTCCCGACCCCTTCGCCCAGGACGGTCTCGGCGGCATGCCCGCCACGCGGGTCCGCGTCCAGTACGAGGTGGCGCTCGACGAGCTCTTCCGCCGGGTCGTACGCCGCGGCAGCGTCGTCGCGAGCCCCGAACTGGCCCACTCCGTCCACCCCGAGGTGCACGGGCTCGCCCCCGACCGCACCTACTGGTTCCGCTTCAGGGCCGGCTCCTCGGTCTCCCCCGTGGGGCGCACGCGCACCACCCCCGCCCCCTCCGCCTCACCGCGCGAGCTGAAGTTCGCCTTCGCTTCCTGCCAGGCCTGGCAGGACGGCTACTTCACGGCGTACCACCACATGGCGCAGGAGGACCTCGACCTGGTGGTGCACCTCGGCGACTACCTCTACGAGCACGGGGTCCGCACGAACAAGCGTGGCGTGGTCACCGACCCGAAGTTCCACACGGAGACCCTCGACCTCGCCCGTTACCGCCTCCAGTACGGCCTCTACAAGTCCGAGGCCCCGCTGCGCGAGGCGCACGCCGCCTTCCCGTGGATCATGACGTTCGACGACCACGAGGTGGAGAACAACTGGGCGGACGAGACCTCGGAGAACGACGAGGACCCCGCGACGTTCCTGCTGCGCCGCGCCGCCGCGTTCCAGGCGCTGTACGAGCACGCGCCGCTGCGCCGGGCGCAGTTGCCGAAGGGTCCCGACGTACAGATGTACCGGCGGCTCCCCTACGGCCGGCTCGCAGACTTCACGATGCTGGACACCCGGCAGTACCGGGACGACCAGGCGTGCGGCGACGGCTCCTCGGCCGACTGCGCGGAGCGCTTCGACAGGCACCGCACCCTGCTGGGCCCCCGCCAGCGGGCCTGGGTCCTGGCCGGCTTCAGCCGCTCGCCCGCTCGCTGGCAGATCCTCGGCAACCAGGCGCCGATGGGCCAGACCGACCAGGACCCGGGCCCCGGCACGACGGTCTGGACCGACCCGTGGGACGGTTACGTCGCCGAACGCAACCGTCTCCTGGCACACGCGGACAACCGGGGCGTGCGCAACCTCGTCGTCATCACGGGCGACCGGCACCAGAACTACGCGTGGGACCTGAAGCGCGACTACTCCGATCCGGAGTCGCGGACCGTGGGTTCGGAGTTCGTGGGGACGTCGATCACCAGTGGCGGCGACGGCGCCGACATGACACCCCAGGGCGAGACGTTCCTCGCGGCGAATCCGCACATGAAGTTCTTCAACAACCAGCGCGGCTACGTCCGCGTGACGGTCGAGCCCGACCGCTGGACGAGCGACTTCCGGGTCCTGCCCTTCGTGACGAAGCCGGACGCGCCGATCAGCACGCGCGCGAGCGTCGTGGTGGAGGACGGCACACCGGGGGTACAGGTCTGA
- a CDS encoding trifunctional class I SAM-dependent methyltransferase/NUDIX hydrolase/VOC family protein, protein MTTIDWDAAADSFDEEPDHGLLDPVVRSAWAQRMETWLPTMRSEVLDLGCGTGSLALLVAGQGHRVTAVDRSTRMVEQARAKLAGTGSEVLVGDAGLPPVGNRRFDVILARHVVWLMPDPDAALRHWVSLLRPGGRLVLIEGVWGGVGLSAGRLAALLGRHTENVHHEPLAGDARLWGKEVDDERYALVARLEPPRRHREVVDVHLILRRGPDVLLARRAGTGYADGLLHAPSGHAEDGEDVREAVIRETAEEIGVVLDLDELRTALVMQHKGPGGNPRMGWFFEAQYDPARPPRNAEPEKCSELAWFPLDALPDDMVAYCRAGLDGYRAGERFLIHWHEDGDPVAYAPEGARRAVPLPATAAPTGGIHHIELWVPDLAEAESDWGWLLGELGHVPYQRWSRGRSWRRGDSYVVVEQSPDLAGDTHERLRPGLNHLAFHVRDRETLDALVRRAPEHGWRPLPPGGPAGTGGGGHRAAYLENAAGYEVELVAP, encoded by the coding sequence ATGACCACGATCGACTGGGACGCCGCCGCCGACTCCTTCGACGAGGAACCCGACCACGGGCTTCTGGACCCGGTGGTCCGCAGTGCCTGGGCACAGCGGATGGAGACCTGGCTGCCCACCATGCGCTCCGAGGTCCTCGACCTCGGATGCGGCACGGGCAGTCTTGCCCTCCTCGTCGCGGGGCAGGGCCACCGGGTGACCGCCGTCGACCGGTCGACACGCATGGTGGAGCAGGCGCGGGCGAAGCTGGCCGGCACCGGCAGCGAGGTCCTGGTCGGGGACGCGGGACTCCCCCCGGTCGGCAACCGGCGCTTCGACGTGATCCTCGCCCGCCACGTGGTCTGGCTGATGCCGGATCCCGACGCGGCCCTGCGGCACTGGGTCTCGCTGCTGCGGCCGGGCGGGCGGCTGGTGCTGATCGAAGGGGTGTGGGGCGGAGTGGGCCTCTCCGCCGGCCGGCTCGCCGCGCTGCTCGGCCGTCACACCGAGAACGTCCACCACGAGCCCCTCGCCGGCGACGCCCGGCTCTGGGGCAAGGAGGTCGACGACGAGCGGTACGCCCTGGTGGCCCGCCTCGAACCGCCCCGCCGGCACCGCGAGGTCGTCGACGTCCACCTGATCCTGCGCAGGGGCCCGGACGTCCTGCTCGCGCGGCGGGCCGGCACGGGATACGCCGACGGCCTGCTGCACGCCCCCTCCGGCCACGCCGAGGACGGCGAGGACGTCCGGGAGGCGGTGATCCGGGAGACGGCGGAGGAGATCGGTGTCGTCCTGGACCTGGACGAACTCCGGACGGCGCTGGTCATGCAGCACAAGGGTCCGGGCGGGAATCCGCGGATGGGCTGGTTCTTCGAGGCGCAGTACGACCCCGCGCGCCCGCCCCGCAACGCCGAGCCGGAGAAGTGCTCCGAACTCGCCTGGTTCCCGCTGGACGCGCTGCCGGACGACATGGTCGCGTACTGCCGCGCGGGACTCGACGGTTACCGCGCCGGGGAACGCTTCCTCATCCACTGGCACGAGGACGGTGACCCGGTGGCGTACGCACCGGAGGGGGCCCGGCGTGCCGTCCCGCTGCCCGCGACGGCTGCCCCCACCGGCGGGATCCATCACATCGAGCTGTGGGTGCCCGACCTGGCGGAGGCCGAGTCGGACTGGGGATGGCTGCTGGGGGAGCTGGGCCACGTCCCGTACCAGCGCTGGTCACGGGGCCGCAGCTGGCGGCGCGGCGACAGTTACGTGGTGGTCGAACAGTCACCCGACCTGGCCGGTGACACGCACGAGAGGCTGCGCCCCGGCCTCAACCACCTGGCGTTCCATGTCCGGGACCGTGAGACGCTCGACGCGCTGGTCCGCCGCGCCCCCGAGCACGGCTGGCGACCGCTCCCCCCGGGCGGCCCCGCGGGCACCGGAGGCGGCGGGCACCGTGCGGCGTACCTGGAGAACGCGGCGGGGTACGAGGTGGAGCTGGTGGCGCCCTGA
- a CDS encoding DUF402 domain-containing protein, protein MSAASADPAAALTVALVKAGRTKIRYPARRIRDDGTRITVRAPWAAPGVRDFGFVRFEPGDVFTEHYWRDRWYAVKEVRTGGGELKGWYCDVTRPAVLRGAELVVEDLDLDLWVSADGSTVLRLDEDEFEESGLAGRDPGAAGAAVRALDELEHLARTGGLAGLLG, encoded by the coding sequence ATGTCCGCAGCATCGGCTGACCCCGCGGCGGCCCTGACGGTGGCTCTGGTCAAGGCGGGCCGCACCAAGATCCGGTATCCGGCGCGGCGGATCCGGGACGACGGGACCCGGATCACGGTCCGGGCACCGTGGGCGGCCCCGGGGGTCCGGGACTTCGGCTTCGTACGCTTCGAGCCGGGGGACGTCTTCACCGAGCACTACTGGCGCGACAGGTGGTACGCGGTCAAGGAGGTGCGCACCGGCGGCGGGGAACTCAAGGGCTGGTACTGCGACGTCACCAGGCCCGCCGTGCTGCGGGGCGCCGAGCTCGTGGTCGAGGACCTGGACCTCGACCTGTGGGTGTCCGCGGACGGATCCACCGTGCTCCGGCTGGACGAGGACGAGTTCGAGGAGAGCGGTCTCGCCGGCCGGGACCCGGGGGCGGCCGGCGCGGCCGTCCGGGCTCTGGACGAGCTGGAACACCTGGCCCGCACCGGGGGTCTGGCGGGTCTCCTCGGCTGA